From the Megalops cyprinoides isolate fMegCyp1 chromosome 21, fMegCyp1.pri, whole genome shotgun sequence genome, one window contains:
- the LOC118769280 gene encoding myelin basic protein-like, protein MTTASSPGQRQFSLGRRRRSPGLLDQLGWFFGGDRRRKAKGSFRGHLSSSPQRPLHFSASRRRNDNAVVHFFKSIVSPPRPKSRWRGLSLTRLGWGERKERPLSALFYDSAKTPHKSQRDRRGNAPGTLSKIFRLGRSRSGSPSKR, encoded by the exons ATGACAACAGCAAGCAGCCCAGGACAAAGGCAGTTCAGCCTgggcaggagaaggaggagcccTGGCTTGCTGGACCAGCTCGGATGGTTCTTCGGAGGTGACAGGAGAAGAAAGGCTAAG GGGTCATTCCGGGGTCACCTGTCATCCTCTCCCCAGAGACCCCTGCACTTCTCTGCCAGTCGCCGCAGAAATGACAATGCTGTAGTGcacttttttaaaagcatt gtgtCTCCTCCTCGTCCAAAGTCCAGG TGGAGAGGACTCTCCCTCACCAGACTTGGCTGG GGAGAGCGGAAAGAACGGCCCTTGTCAGCTCTCTTCTATGACAGTGCAAAAACTCCCCACAAAAGCCAAAGGGACAGGCGAGGAAATGCCCCAGGAACTCTATCCAAAATCTTCAGACTG